Proteins encoded in a region of the Elaeis guineensis isolate ETL-2024a chromosome 7, EG11, whole genome shotgun sequence genome:
- the LOC105048293 gene encoding LOW QUALITY PROTEIN: uncharacterized protein (The sequence of the model RefSeq protein was modified relative to this genomic sequence to represent the inferred CDS: inserted 3 bases in 3 codons) has protein sequence MPQDSLRSAVHRCLTKTIPVGFEDGNETVQCGTSRRSMTSLSVASEPMDGRGRRGPDLMPFKGKEEEVTAYQEDGELQLLQVFTGARKLNQMIGSWSKAPNLDGRWNYFAEDLLRSAVDLQESLIMLNKLQNASKLMSRMNRKQKQEFXYKREQELEQENHFGPLCSQRFAGGSYHNRLQEPRLSVDGSSRNLIGELKEVIGDSLYRQNLLSLSSDDEKASSSKSLRYSPSKGYRDKPSEQKVEVVGSVLASDQTKKPKASNLIAKLMGLEEVSSETVQPIKKEEKGKSINSPRYSLDTERPKARKRQSGQQIPDPKRKTLNNETVHFKGIFKSNQIEDCRFQHRFFDTPRVPRYARHFYRDDVPPIMIVNSLHLPCLERGEVQKELTLERVTVKEQRRSTKLFQEERASHQTTNMVTKILERKQVKPRGKTKEKPTPNVKAIDSSCQKQQRKEASKAHKKPNGKKKPQLLNERKQEEKKNVKATKVSTSHPNTSTEPAKSDXRLPAARNIASTQISTSQNXNLKCSSKSLEQNFSDSTKEKKIAGAKPVKRSNIVKANDDKKSKEDGKVFYSHNKMDNVSTTSSSFSGDELPEQADQGAKPCNRDDTTKTQNVLCEVIGKTNRVQKISELEAAAIQLPEKKATIGEAAAIEDDLKLLFLSSQSFLNRAQELFHVDAIRPVCYQNKGKDEVGKRKAKLLLDIAEELMVCKSHQQKHWIHSSVQTNLWGGMVYHSLDELVEEISNEISELTDYNTVDDNATADCLYIRLERDLKCKDAMLNAMWDFRWVNWICMEDTSQIVGELGEHILACLIEEAATGLVY, from the exons ATGCCTCAGGACAGTCTAAGATCAGCTGTTCACAGATGTTTAACAAAGACAATTCCTGTTGGATTTGAAGATGGGAATGAAACAGTGCAATGTGGGACAAGTAGAAGGTCCATGACATCCCTGTCCGTTGCATCAGAGCCTATGGATGGAAGAGGCCGTCGTGGGCCAGATCTGATGCCCTTCAAGGGTAAGGAAGAAGAGGTCACGGCCTACCAAGAAGACGGTGAGTTGCAGCTATTGCAGGTCTTTACAGGAGCTCGCAAGCTGAACCAGATGATCGGCTCCTGGTCGAAGGCACCAAATCTTGATGGGCGATGGAATTATTTTGCAGAAGATCTTCTGAGAAGTGCTGTTGATCTCCAGGAGTCATTAATCATGCTCAACAAGCTTCAAAATGCCTCAAAGCTCATGTCCAGGATGAATAGGAAGCAGAAACAAGAGT CATATAAAAGAGAGCAAGAATTGGAACAAGAAAACCATTTTGGTCCATTGTGTTCTCAAAGATTTGCAGGTGGTAGCTACCACAATAGATTGCAGGAACCACGACTTTCTGTCGACGGGTCTTCGAGGAATCTCATTGGGGAGCTGAAAGAAGTGATAGGAGACAGCCTCTACAGGCAGAACCTCTTGTCATTATCTTCTGATGATGAGAAGGCTTCTTCGAGCAAGTCGCTGAGATACTCTCCAAGCAAGGGTTACAGGGATAAGCCAAGTGAGCAAAAGGTAGAGGTGGTTGGTTCTGTTCTTGCCTCGGACCAAACTAAGAAgccaaaagcttcaaatttgatTGCTAAGCTTATGGGTCTGGAAGAAGTCTCTTCAGAAACTGTTCAGCcaatcaaaaaagaagagaagggaaaAAGCATAAATTCCCCAAGATATAGTCTTGATACTGAAAGGCCAAAGGCAAGGAAGCGGCAATCTGGACAGCAAATTCCAGATCCAAAGAGGAAGACACTGAACAACGAGACAGTGCACTTTAAAGGTATTTTTAAGAGTAACCAAATCGAAGACTGCAGATTTCAGCATCGTTTCTTTGATACTCCACGGGTGCCACGGTATGCCAGACATTTCTATAGGGATGATGTGCCACCAATTATGATTGTGAATTCTCTGCATTTACCATGCCTGGAGAGAGGAGAGGTCCAGAAGGAACTCACTTTAGAAAGGGTCACAGTTAAGGAACAGAGAAGATCAACTAAGTTGTTCCAGGAAGAGAGGGCTTCTCATCAGACAACAAATATGGTAACCAAAATATTAGAGAGAAAACAAGTGAAGCCCAGGGGGAAGACTAAAGAGAAACCAACCCCAAATGTTAAGGCCATTGATTCTTCATGTCAGAAACAGCAGAGGAAAGAGGCTTCTAAGGCTCACAAAAAACCCAATGGAAAAAAGAAGCCACAACTGCTGAATGAGagaaaacaagaagaaaagaagaatgttAAAGCGACAAAGGTGTCAACATCACATCCCAATACTTCTACAGAACCGGCAAAGTCTG AAAGACTACCAGCAGCAAGGAATATTGCTTCCACACAAATAAGTACATcacaaa caaatctaaaatgttCATCAAAATCGTTAGAACAGAATTTCTCTGATTCCACAAAGGAGAAGAAGATTGCAGGAGCAAAACCAGTCAAAAGATCTAACATTGTCAAAGCA aatgacgataagaaaagcaaagaagatgGCAAAGTAttctattctcataataaaatggaTAATGTCTCAACAACAAGCAGCAGTTTTTCTGGTGATGAACTCCCTGAACAGGCTGACCAAGGCGCAAAACCATGCAACAGAG ATGACACAACAAAAACCCAGAATGTATTATGTGAAGTTATTGGAAAGACCAatcgagttcaaaaaatctctgaaTTAGAAGCAGCAGCAATTCAACTTCCTGAAAAGAAAGCAACTATAGGAGAAGCAGCTGCAATAGAAGATGACCTAAAACTGTTGTTTTTGAGCAGCCAATCATTCCTTAACCGTGCACAAGAACTTTTCCATGTTGATGCTATCAGACCTGTATGCTATCAAAATAAAGGCAAAGATGAGGTTGGAAAAAGAAAAGCTAAGCTCTTACTGGACATTGCGGAAGAGCTAATGGTGTGCAAAAGCCACCAGCAGAAGCACTGGATTCATTCATCGGTCCAGACCAACTTGTGGGGTGGAATGGTATATCATTCTCTAGACGAGTTGGTGGAGGAAATCAGTAATGAGATCAGTGAACTGACTGATTACAATACAGTTGATGATAATGCCACCGCAGATTGTCTTTATATAAGGCTGGAGAGAGATCTCAAATGCAAGGATGCAATGCTAAATGCTATGTGGGACTTTAGATGGGTGAATTGGATTTGCATGGAAGACACAAGCCAAATTGTAGGTGAATTGGGAGAGCATATCTTGGCTTGTCTTATTGAAGAGGCTGCTACTGGATTGGTCTATTAA